CTCCAAGATCACCACGTCCAAGCTGTGCCCGACCCCCACCTGCTCACCCAGCCCAACATCCAGGTGTTCCTCAGGGATGGccactccaaccctccctgggcagccctgccaaggcctggccaccctttccaggaggaaattcCACCCCATGAGCCCCCCCggcacagcctgaggccatcccctctcctcctgtccctttGTGGCATCCCGGAGCTGAgcaggaaggtgctggaggGGGCACAGCCACATCTGGAAGGGGCGTGTGGCACATCTGGAGCCTGCAGCGTGACAAAGCTTTTCATCGCGAGGGGAAAAGGGCACCGTGGGAGGAACGGATCGGGATGGGCTGGCCCGGAGCACCGGGAAGCGGCTGCTCCGCACAGCCGCACCCCGGGCAGGAACGCGGCCGAAACCCCGCGGCAGCGGGCGTGGAGAGGGGACAATGGCGACATCCTCCGGGCGGCAGGTGAGGGACAGACCCCGAGCCGGCAGAATTCCAGCTCGGAGCTGTTCCCGCATCCCCGCGGGGTGTGAGCGGCTCCCGGGAAGGagcggccgggcagggctgaCTCAGCCCGACGTGGCTGccggggagcggccccgggggaGGTTTACGAGGCCTCGGGGAGCGCAGCATCCACCCCGGGCAGAaccagaggcagagccagcctgggagcGGCTCTGGGGGAGGTTCCCGAGGCCTCGGGGGACGCAGCATCCACCCCGGGGAGAGGCAAAACCAGAaccagagccagcctggcatCACCCCCAGCTTCCCCCAGCCCGGGCAGAGAGACCCTCGGGGGGGCAAAAACGCTTCGTTTAAATCAAGATTTATTGAAATGGCATCGGCAGCACAACAGGAGGGTCCCgggggctgggccgggccctGCCCTCActtcctgcgtggcatcttgtCCGGGAGGTCCTGGAAGAAGTCGTTGCACATCATGGCCATGCAGGCCAGGAAGGTCACGTACTCCTGGAAATCCACCTCGTTGTCGCTGTTGCAGTCCAGGTTGCTCATCAGCTTCTGTAAACTCGCCTCGCTGGTttgtttctgcccggggagggggaaaaggaggggttAAAATCGGGCTTTGCACGTCCCCGAAGCCCGGAGTCCCCCGGCACTCACGCTGAAGCTCGGCAGCTCCTTGGTGAGCAGCTCCTTAAGCTCGGCTTTGTTGAGCTTGTACTTGTCGCCCTCGTTGCCCGAGTACTTGTGGAAGGTGGCGACCACCACGGCCAGCGCCTGCTCCAGGGGACACGCCATGGGGACAGCGGCAagcctggggacacggggaggggacagaggagTTGGGCATCCCTGGCACCCCCGTGCCCGGGGAGCGGCTCCTGCCAGGCCCGGCACGACCCGGGATGCTCCGTTCCCTCCTGGCTCCACCCCGGCCGGGCTGGGCAACCCCAAGAGAGGAGGAAAACGGGGCAGGGAAGGGGTTTgggggcttttccagccctccctgggtgAAATCCGCATTCCCAGCTCggcacctgcagcaggaaacTGCCGGGACTCGCTGCCAGGGGGGTCTCGGCAACATCTGGAGAGCATctggagggggaagggaggggggaaagcAACTCACCGAGAGCTCAGGAGGGACACGGGAGGACGGGCAGGGCGGAAGGGGAGCCAGCCTCAGGCCCTGGCATTTATAGCCGCGCCTGGGCCACACCCGGCCGGGGAGGCAGCGACGCTCCCGAGCCCGCCCGGACACggctggaaaaggagaaaaggaggagaaaggaaaccCCGGCAGctcccccctgccatgggagctGGTTTGGCTGAGGAGGAGCAAAAcgtgcccctggggctgcccagggaccaccCGGGAGAGCCCCTCGGGGTTCAGGGTGTCCGGTGGGCACCGCGTCCCCCCGGTGCTCCCGGCAGCATCCCGAGGTTCTGCCGGGAGCCGGCGGGGTTTGGCCGCGGGGGTGGTGTCGAGCCGGGCTTGGGCcgagggtttttttcccttttggcaGCGATTTGTGTTTCCTAACGGCGAGGGCGGCCCCGTTGTGTAACGgagctgctcccggggctgcgtGGACCGGACACGTGTCCGGGAGCACCGGGAGCACCGGGAACCGGTACTGCCcgacccccagccctggcaacTCCCCCGAGCGTcccccagctgggcagagggacaAAAACGGGGCCGAACCCGCGGCTGCTCCGATGCTCAGGGTGGGAAATTCACCAAACCCCAGCTCGGGGGGGGTTTTACATTTGGGCAGAAAAACCCCCCGAGGCTGAGCCTCGTCACCCCAACAGCgagggggaatttgggggaacCGCTGGGAGGGGCAGAAGCTCTGGGGCGGTTCTTTATAAAGGGGCTGAGAAGGGCCAGGGGAAAGTTTGGTGCTCctggaagggacctgggggCTTGGGGACGACCTGGGGGCTTTGGGGCCAGGCTCTGTGGGGCTTTCTGGGGGTTTTTACAGCCGGGATTATTTCTCTGGAAAGCCGGAGAGCAGTTGAGGGACCTTTCCCAAACCAGCCCCGACGTGCCCGGAGCTGCTGGGGGCGGGGGAGTCCCGTGACTGCCAAATGCCAGCCCCGTGCCAGGGATTGTGGCCACAACGCTCTGGTTGttgtgccctgcccaggctcgGTGTGTCCCCAACCCTGGTGGCACCCGGGGCACCACTGCTGAACCCTCCCCGAGCCAGCCAGAACGTTCTGGGGGACATCCAAAAGTTGTTTTTGCTCAAATttctccccaaaaaaaaacctcccgGGGCTGAGCCACGCCGTGGAAAATCCCACGGAGCTGGAGGAAGGTGTGAGTcaccctgagcctgctgctggtggccacGGAGCATGGCCAGGATTGGGGAGAGCCCGAACAGAACCCCGAAACTGAGCTGGGATTGGGGAGAGCCTGAACAGAACCCCGAAACTGAGCTGGGATTGGGGAGAACCTGAACagaaccccaaaactgagcTGGGATTGGGGAGAGCCCGAACAGAACCCCAGAACTGAGCTGGGATTGGGGAGAGCCTGAACAGAACCCCAGAACTGAGCCGGGATTGGGGAGAGCCTGAACAGAACCCCAGAACTGAGCTGGGATTGGGGCAGAACCTGAACAGAACCCCAGAACTGAGCCGGGATTGGGGAGAACCTGAACAGAACCCTGGAGCATGGCCAGGATTGGGGAGAGCCTGAACAGAACCCCAGAACTGAGCCAGGATTGGAGAAAACCTGAACAGAACCCCAGAACTGAGCTGGGATTGGGGAGAACCTGAACAGAACCCCAGAACTGAGCTGGGATTGGGGAGAACCTGAACAGAGCCCCAGAACTGAGCTGGGATTGGGGAGAACCTGAACAGAACCCCAGAACTGAGCTGGGATTGGGGCAGAACCTGAACAGAACCCCAGAACTGAGCTGGGATTGGAGAAAACCTGAACAGAACCCCAGGactgggctgggattggggaGAGCCTGAACAGAGCCCCAGAACTGAGCCGGGATTGGGGCAGAACCTGAACAGAACCCCAGAACTGAGCCGGGACTGGAGGAAAAATGAACAGAACCCCAGAACTCAGGCAGGATcagggaaaagcttttattGAAAGCCactcagggctgggatgggcacGGGGAGGGGTCACTCCGGGGGTCACTCCGGGGGTCACTCGAGGGGTCACTCCGGGGGTCACTCCAGGGTCACTCCAGGGTCACTCCGGGGGTCACTCCGGGGTCACTTCCTGCGGTGCTGCTTGCTGGGGTCGTCCTTGAAGAACTCGTTGAAGCCCATGGTGATGCAGGCCAGGAAGCAAACGTACTCCTTGAAATCCACCTCGCTGTCCTTGTTGTGGTCCAGGTCGTTCATCAGCCGCTTGAACTCGGCCTCGTCCATTTGTTTCTGCCGGGGGAGAGGGTTTTGGGTCTTGGTTCGGGGGAGGagctgccccttcccaccccgCTGCCCTCCTGTGCCTCAGGGAGGGATTTTGGGccttggcagctgcagggggctgagctgggcagtgcccgAATTACCAAAATGCCTTCCGGATGTGGAAGAATTtggcaaaaagaaaccaacaaaaaaaattagaaatcgCCTCCCGGTTGAAACCACAAGCCAAGAAAGGGAAGTGagggttaaaaaaagaaatgatgaaaaaaaaatggaaatcagAGCGTGATTTTCTTTgccaaacaaaatatttctgtgggtttaaaaaaaagccaaatttccTTTGGGGATGAGCCTCTCCAGGCCTCatccctcctcttctccagggcTTTTCCCGGAGCATGAGGGATGGATCCATCAGGATTTCAGAGACCCCCCTGGCCCAGGAGAAAGAAAGCCCCGGGAGAAAGACCCGGGGCTggtccatccctgcccctgcacCCCCCAGGGACAGCCGAGGATGTCCCCACGGCCACTCACGCTGCCGAAGACGGGGAGCTCCTTGTTGAGCAGCTCCTTGAGCTCCGCCTTGCTGAGCTTGTACTTGTCGCCCTCCTTGGCCGAGTACTTGTGGAAGGTGGTGACCATGAGGGCCATCGCCTGCTCCAGGGGACACGCCAtggccagcctggggacacacatCGCGGGCTGCCATCAGCCTTTGGGGGTCCCCCGggcagattttggggtgctcagggggatttggggggaaggGGAGCGGGGACTCACCGGTTCGGTGCGGATCAGATCCTCGGCGAGTCGGGATGAGGCGCCGGGGCACGGCGGGCATTTATAGCCCGGGAGGGTGGCACTGCCCCCgcggcagcccccggccccccgcccgcccagctgctcccacacGGGTTTCGCCCGCGCCTCATTTTTGGCTAACGAGCTGTATGATCCCATTAATGAGCTCTGTGATCCCGTTAATGAGCTCTGTGATCCCGTTAATGAGTTCTGTGAGCCCACTAATGGGTGAGCTGTGAGATCCCATTAATGAGTGAGCTGTATGATCCCATTAATGAGTGAGCTGTATGATCCCATTAATGAGTGAGCTCTGTGATCCCATTGAGTGAGCTGTGAGATCCCATTAATGAGCTGTGTGATCCCATTGAGTGAGCTGTGAGATCCCATTAATGAGCTCTGTGATCCCATTGAGTGAGCTGTGAGATCCCATTAATGAGCTCTGTGATCCTATTTGAGTGAGCTGTGAGATCCCATTAATGAGCTGTGTGATCCTATTAATGAGTGAGCTGTGTGATCCCATTAATGAGCTCTGTGATCCCATTGAGTGAGCTGTGTGATCCCATTAATGAGCTGTGTGATCCCATTGAGTGAGCTCTGTGATCCCATTAATGAGCTGTGTGATCCCATTGAGTGAGCTGTGAGATCCCATTAATGAGCTCTGTGATCCTATTGAGTGAGCTGTGAGATCCCATTAATGAGCTCTGTGATCCCATTGAGTGAGATCTGTGATCTAATTGAGTGAGCTCTGAGATCCCATTAATGAGCTCTGTGATCCCATTGAGTGAGCTGTGAGATCCCATTAATGGTGTGATCCCATTAACGGGCTGTGCGATCCCGTTGTCAATGAGCTGCGTGATCCATTAACGAGCCGTGTTAATCAGCGGGAGGTGCAGGGTGCCAGGCTCCCCTCGCAgccctggcactgtcccctgGGTCCCCAGGCCCCCCAAAGTGTCACTGCCCCATCCCATCTTTTTGGGGCACCCCGGTACCCCCAGACCCGCGGTGCTGACCCCAATCcgggggctgagctgggcccGTTTTCCTCAGCACaaggtgacactggggacaagggtggcacagctggcatcagccaggacagggggGGTTGCCGCTGTCCCACCCCCACGGGGAACGGAGCACCCCAAATTCGATCCTCCACGGAGCGTCCCCTTCGAGGGACAAACGACNNNNNNNNNNNNNNNNNNNNNNNNNNNNNNNNNNNNNNNNNNNNNNNNNNNNNNNNNNNNNNNNNNNNNNNNNNNNNNNNNNNNNNNNNNNNNNNNNNNNNNNNNNNNNNNNNNNNNNNNNNNNNNNNNNNNNNNNNNNNNNNNNNNNNNNNNNNNNNNNNNNNNNNNNNNNNNNNNNNNNNNNNNNNNNNNNNNNNNNNNNNNNNNNNNNNNNNNNNNNNNNNNNNNNNNNNNNNNNNNNNNNNNNNNNNNNNNNNNNNNNNNNNNNNNNNNNNNNNNNNNNNNNNNNNNNNNNNNNNNNNNNNNNNNNNNNNNNNNNNNNNNNNNNNNNNNNNNNNNNNNNNNNNNNNNNNNNNNNNNNNNNNNNNNNNNNNNNNNNNNNNNNNNNNNNNNNNNNNNNNNNNNNNNNNNNNNNNNNNNNNNNNNNNNNNNNNNNNNNNNNNNNNNNNNNNNNNNNNNNNNNNNNNNNNNNNNNNNNNNNNNNNNNNNNNNNNNNNNNNNNNNNNNNNNNNNNNNNNNNNNNNNNNNNNNNNNNNNNNNNNNNNNNNNNNNNNNNNNNNNNNNNNNNNNNNNNNNNNNNNNNNNNNNNNNNNNNNNNNNNNNNNNNNNNNNNNNNNNNNNNNNNNNNNNNNNNNNNNNNNNNNNNNNNNNNNNNNNNNNNNNNNNNNNNNNNNNNNNNNNNNNNNNNNNNNNNNNNNNNNNNNNNNNNNNNNNNNNNNNNNNNNNNNNNNNNNNNNNNNNNNNNNNNNNNNNNNNNNNNNNNNNNNNNNNNNNNNNNNNNNNNNNNNNNNNNNNNNNNNNNNNNNNNNNNNNNNNNNNNNNNNNNNNNNNNNNNNNNNNNNNNNNNNNNNNNNNNNNNNNNNNNNNNNNNNNNNNNNNNNNNNNNNNNNNNNNNNNNNNNNNNNNNNNNNNNNNNNNNNNNNNNNNNNNNNNNNNNNNNNNNNNNNNNNNNNNNNNNNNNNNNNNNNNNNNNNNNNNNNNNNNNNNNNNNNNNNNNNNNCCACCACCCTCTACTTCCTCCGGCAGCCCTTGGCCGCATCCCCCATCATGTCCCAGTACTCTCCGAACTCCAGCTTGGCCTCGTTAGGGTCTCCCATGCACTCGATCTTCTCTTCCAGGGGTCCCACGCACTGCAGAGAGAACATCGGGGTGATGGCGCCGTcccaccagcagccagggcccccccagctcctcctgcccagccccaccttgCCCAGGTGCGGCAGCTTCTgcaccaccagctcctgcatcTCGTTGGGGGTCAGGTACTCCTTCTGCCCCTTCACGGCGTAGCAGTGGAACTGGCTGATGACGGTCTCGATGGCCCGTTCCACGTCCGTCAGCTCCTGGCAGTCCTGCGGGGGGGACAGAGGGTGAGCACGGGGTGGGACAGCTCCCCAGAGGGGTGGGACAGCTCCCCAGAGGGGTGGGACAGGTCCCCGGAAGGGTGGGACATCCCGCGGGGGGCCACGACAAGCCCAGAGCGAGTGGGATGCAAACATTTCATCCCTGCTCAACCACGGGATAAACCTCCCTGTCAGCACCAGGCCCGTCTGTGCGGATGTGAGGCACCTCCCCGTCCAGCTGTGAGCCCCCCTCCAGCTGTGAGCCCCCCTCCAGCTGTGAGCCCCCCCTGCCCGCAGTCCCCACACGGATCCCGCTCTGCTCCACGCAGATGTGAGACCATCCAGATGTTGCTCCCCCACATCCAGCTGTTGCGGACTGTTGACAACCCCTCCAGCTGCCACCGCCTGTCCCCCCCGAGCTGTCACCCCCCCAGACGCGCTGTCCCCGCCCGGGGCCCGCCAGGCTCAGCCACCGCGGCGTCTCTCGCCACCCCCGGCGCGGGCCCGTCCCGACTGGTTCTTCCTCTCCTCCGCACAAGCGGCGGTGGCAGCGTGACTCAGTGCCCGCCGTGCCGCCGGCCTGGGGCTCCGGgcagcccctctcccaccccGCAGACCCCGttcccggcggggcggggggcgcagAACAGCGCGACCCCCGCTCCCGGTCGCTCCCGGTCGCTCCCGGTCACTGCCGGCCGCTCGTGCGGCTCCGTTCAAGGGAAACGCCGGTGATTCACTCAAATCTGCGGCTTCCCCGTGAAACCACAGCCGGTGATGCCCACTGGGCAACCCGCACAGCCTCAGCCCGGCGCCCCAAATCCTGCACAGGTGCCAAGGGCAGCGAGTGGGCACCTCCCGGTTGGGAGCCGAGGAGAACCGGAGCTTTGCTGCCGCCGGGCATCCTTGGACCGGCTGCGAGGAGCGCGGGCGGCTCCCGAAGGTCAATCCGCGGGAGCCCCGAACTTTTCAAGgagctcccaaatcccagagcagcccccgGCTCCCGCGGCGGCTCTGAGTCACGCCGTGCCCGGGGCTCCGGGGCCGTGCGGGGTcacccccgccccgccgggggtCCCGGTGCCGCGGTGTCCCCGCCGGACCTTGCGCTTCTTGCGGCAGTTGCACTGGCCCATCCTGCTGCTCGCGGCTCCTCGGGGGTCTCTCCGGGGGTCTCTCCGGGGGTCTCTGCTGTGTCGCGGGGTCCGGGGCAGCTGGCGGGGGAAGGAAGCCAAGCTCAGCTCTCGGCTCGGGGGGAGCTTCCCCTCCTCCGGCGCCCGGACTCCTCCTCATCCCCGAGCGGAGGGCGAGGAAGGAGCCCCGGGATGCGGCGCTGGAGCTGCCGGGACACGTCCCCGGCGTCGTCGCAAGTCGTGGCAGAGCCGAGCGTGGGAGCGGAGGGGCCCGGGGCGCAGACCCCCGTGCCGTGGGGCGGCCGGGCCACTTACCTGCAGCACGGGCTGTCCCAGGTGTGCGCGGGCTGCGGCGGGCCGGGGTTTTATACCGGGG
This window of the Motacilla alba alba isolate MOTALB_02 chromosome 25, Motacilla_alba_V1.0_pri, whole genome shotgun sequence genome carries:
- the S100A14 gene encoding protein S100-A14 isoform X2, with the protein product MGQCNCRKKRKDCQELTDVERAIETVISQFHCYAVKGQKEYLTPNEMQELVVQKLPHLGKCVGPLEEKIECMGDPNEAKLEFGEYWDMMGDAAKGCRRK
- the LOC119711545 gene encoding protein S100-A4-like encodes the protein MACPLEQAMALMVTTFHKYSAKEGDKYKLSKAELKELLNKELPVFGSKQMDEAEFKRLMNDLDHNKDSEVDFKEYVCFLACITMGFNEFFKDDPSKQHRRK
- the LOC119711546 gene encoding protein S100-A4-like, producing MACPLEQALAVVVATFHKYSGNEGDKYKLNKAELKELLTKELPSFSKQTSEASLQKLMSNLDCNSDNEVDFQEYVTFLACMAMMCNDFFQDLPDKMPRRK